The DNA segment AGTACAATAACCCCAAACCCTGACATAACCGGCATCTGGTTCTACCTGCACCGCTAAGTAATAATCCCCTGCCCAGCTTGGTAAATCCACCCATTCTTGCGGCACACGCAATTCACTACTATCAATATTTTCACTGGGAACCAAGATAAATCTACTTGCGTCTACTGTTATAGCCGTACCATTCACCAGTTCCCAAAAACTGGATAAAGCCGCAGTATCAGGCCAAACTTTGGCTTCGGGTGTAAAATCTTCTTGCAACCAAGGCAAAACAGCACCTAAGCAAAGTTCATTGATATAGGCTTGATAACTAGTAGACTGAGCAAAAGATTGACTGTGAAGATGAAGTTGATTTTCTACAGTAGTGGGAATTTCCAATATCAGGTCTGTGGACGCAAAACTTAAGATGGGGCTATTAGTAGTCATGGGGTTTTCTTAGGAGAATTTTTCGGCTTGTTTTGGGACTAATTAGGGAAATATTCTCTTCCCCGGCATCAAAAACATGACTACCTGTTCTAGCATAGGTTAGTCAGAAGACACACTGTAGTAATTGTGCAACCATTCCTCAATTACGACACTCATACTTTTGAGTAGGTCTGTGTTTACAGAAATATGCAAAATATCTTGACTCCAATTAGCCAAAGACCGCAGCAATATTTCCTTGACTTTTGTTAGTCGCCGGGAAACTGTGTATTGCTTGATTTCTAATTTTTGGGCAATTGCGTCTTGATTTAGCTGCTGACTATAGTATAGTTGTAAAATCTGTTGGGCTTGTGGTTCGAGTTGAGCGATCGCATCGGCTAAAACTTGGTTAATCTCGACTTGTACAGAGGCGCGGCTTTGGGCTTCTTCTTGAAAAATAATTTCATTTATTAAAGATTCTTGTTCTGTCCCAGGTATATTATCAATTAATTCCCCGGAATTATCACCACCTTTAGATATATTCAGCGAATCCGGGCTGGGATAAAGATATTTTCGTACAGCTTTGGCCGCACTTAGTAGCCATTTTTCTAAAGTTTGCGGGTTGACTTCCTGACTAGTTTGTGAATTGTAAGCTGTGGCGATCGCTTGCCAAATTTGGTCATCTGGTGGAGACAGTTGACGAGAGTTAGCAGCTTTTGTGGGGACATACAAAGTTTTAAAACATTGCCAAGCCAGGATATAAGCCTGAATAGTTGCTGATGACAAGCCAGCATTTTGTAGAGATTCATCGAAACGCTTTTGCGAAGTTTTCCGCAACAAGCCCCAATCTGTACAAATATCAACTTCGTGAACTTGGCGCAAAGTTTCGCGAATAGCACTTGCAAACACAATACTGGCGTAGTTTCTCAAATTACCGCCTTGTTCGGGATTAAAACTCTGGAGAACTCTATCCACTTGGGCGATCGCAATTTGAAAGCAATCTGAAAGCTTGTATTGATTACTGATGAAGTTAGTTGCTGTTTTTTGAGAAATCCAATAGCAAGGTTCTTGTAAGTAAGCAGTCAGATGTTGCTGTGCCAAAACTTTAGTTTCAGGAACTTGCAAATACTTATACCAATATAATACCCAGAAATCTGACCTTGTATCTTTTGGTGTTTGTTGAAGACAACTTTGGATGCTGCGACGCAATCGCGATTCCATCGCCCAATGACTGAAACGATCTCCATCAAACTGCACGAAAGTTGAAAAAATTTCAATAATGTTTTGCCGAGGTTGCATAAAAAATCAGAAGCCGACCTATGGGAAAAGTGAAAGCGTTAAAAGTCGCCTGCACCCTTAATTTACTACACAGGGTGAGTCTCTTGTTTCGGTTTCCACTCAAAAGATGGAAAATTCTCGATGTAATGCAATTAACCAAAAAACATTTTCTAAAATTAGGGAGAAAACGTTATGTTAGGAAATTTTAAAAGAGCTAGATTGATATTTTTGGCAGTTTTGGGCAGTTTATTAGTCAGTGTTAGCGCTTTTGCCCAAATACCCCAAAATACTCAACTGGTAAAATCACAAGTCACTGTCATACAGTTAAGAAATGCAACAAATAGATTGAACCAGCTAGAAACTGCATTGAACCAAGTAGAACGTAAAAAGGTAGCTACTCTCAAAGATACTGAACAAGTGGAACAAGCAGCATTCGCTTATGCAGAAGCCATAAAAGCTGGTTTGGATAATGCTTTAAAAGAAGCCGAGACTTTAGCCAAAACCGAAGGTAAACAAGGCACTATTAATTCTTTAGTGACATTTGAAAAAGCCGAAAAAGCGAATCAGCCCCGGTTAGAAAAAATCGAACAAAGGGCGAACACGATTGAGAGACAAATCAAAGTAGGGACGATCAGACTTGATCGGTCTATTATTCAAAATTTATCAGTTCCAGAACGCCAGGAGTTATTGGAATCCTTAGAACCACCAGCAAAACAGATTTATCTGCGAGAACAACCAACATTATTCAAACCTGTTCTGGAACTACAAATAAAGAACCCGGTTTTACAAAACCCTGGCATTAACCCTCAAATTCTAGATAGACCTGGAATTAACCCTACATTGGAAGCACCTCGAAACAACCTCAAATTCCTCGAAGAGAAGTTTGATAAATTCCAAAGCTTTGTACCCGGAAATATAGAGAATACATTAGCTAACTATCATGTTGGCATGGCAGTTTCTGGTATGATGCAAAGCATCAGCAATATGTTGATCCCTCCCGCTTATGCAGCAGCAGCAATACCCTGTATTGGTCACGCCGTTGCAAGAAACTGGTCTGGTTTGGCAGCTTGTGTAGTCAAGGCAGGTTCACAAGCCACAAGCATATACAATCAATTTGTCAGATGTTGGAATAACGCCAAGCGTCCTTTCCGCTGGCTGAAAAGAACCGCTTGTGTAGCGAGATTAATCGTGAGGATTGCTTAAGTTCTACTTGAACCAAACAAAATCCCAGTATCTCCAAGGTACTGGGATTTTACTCGGATTTTGCACCAAGGGACTTCTAGTCGCCTGGACTAAATGCAAGATTTGAGTTGAAGCTAAATTTGTAACATCCCCTCTGGATTTACAGTTAAGAGCGATCGCCTTTGTAAACCTTCACGATATAAAATCTCATTAGCTGCTAATAAACCACTACTAACAGCCCGTTCCATTAATCCACAAGGAAAAGGCATTTTCACCCAATCGCCAGCAAACATTAAGTTAGGAATACCAGAACTAGATTCTGGACGTTCAGCATAACTCTGGGGTGGATATCCCGAAAAATTACGTTGATTAACTATTTCTCGATGCAACATTGTGGCTTGTTTTAACTCAGGGACAATTTCATATAGTTCCTGTTCAAAAGTTGCTAACAAAGCCCCTTGGGTAGGGAATTCCTTTTCTTTATAACAATAGGCGTGTAACTCCACCACACTTCCACCTGTGCGTTCCGACCAATCAATAAATTGTTGTTGTATGCGATGATAAAGAGTGATGCTGTCTGTTAATGAATAGCCAGATAAAGAAGTAAAATTACTTTGTTCCCACTCAAAATCCCGGTCAAACCAGAAACGACACACAGCAAAAGGATCGGCGATACTTAATTTTTCCACTTGCGATCGCACTTTGGGATCGACATCCCCACTCACCCGCTTAAATATTTGTTGCACACCAGGGACATCAGTAGCAAAAACATAATAATCTGCGGTGATTGTCTGAGGTGGTACTGATTCAGCATTTGCTGCTACCAACTGTAACTGATCATCCTGGCGTTGCACTATTTCAAACTTCGCTAAATCTCGTTGGGCTGGCCCTTTGACAACTTTACCATCAGCAGCGAAAACTGCCCCATGACAAGGACAATGAAAATTACCATCTGCGGCTGGCTTGACGGTACATCCTTGATGAGTACAAGTTAGAGAAATAGCTGCTTTACTATCAGCAGAAACTGCAAATACTTGATCAGCCGCACCAAAATATTCTACCTTGTCATCAGTAATCACAGAATTGCGCTTCACCCAGAAAGGCACATTATTTTGATTACTACCCAGATAATATTTCAGGCTATCAATTTTACCATCCACAGCCGGAATTTCACTTACCGTAGCACTAGTAATAATTTTGCCGCCGTTACTTTGAATAAACTTAGCAATCGGTTGGACTAAACTAGTACCCATATCGTCTACAGTGCCATTAAAAGCTAATCCTTCTGGGTTACCAAAAAAGTAAAAATGGAAGAACTGCATGAGTTCGCCCACACTCATTTCATCTGGTGCATTCAAGCTAGATTTAGCAAAAGGCAGAAAATATAAGTCATATAAACCCTGGGGAAATTCGGTTTTTACCCAATCAGCCACAGAAATATGATCAAATCGCTGATAATTTTTTTCCCGTTCAAAACCAGTGATCGCTTGAAAAACTTGTAAATGTTTAAACTTAGTCAAATTAATCCCCCAGCGTAAGCGATTGGGAGAGGCGATCGCTAAATCTACAATATTCCACGGAAAAGCCGAACTACTGGGGCGAAATACCTCTGGTTTGTATTTCAAATCGCGATAAACCAGAGAATAAAAGTTTAATGATTGAAAGTTATTAGTGATTTCCAGTTCAGAAACAATACTTTTTAGATTATAGTATTGGGGGAAAAATCCATGAAACCCATGTTCCATCATAAAGGATTCCCCTGCCGCTTCAATCGGCCAACTAGCAACTTTGCCACCCAGTTGGGGGGCTTTTTCCAAAAGTGTGACAGCAAAACCTCTCTGACTCAATTCATAAGCACAAGCTAGACCGGCTAAACCAGCCCCAACCACTACAACACTTTTATTTTTATTTAAGATTTGCGGCAAATTGAGGGTATCTTTCTGATAAACTGTGGGCTTAGGCTTACTAAACCGAGAGTATCCTGTGCCTCCGACAATTGCACCAATACCAAATAATTTGAGTAGAGTCCGCCGGGATAAAGTAGATGATTCTGGTGAATTAAATAGTAAACTCATGTGGCAAAATTAAAGCTGGATTAGTTTAGCGCTGAAGCGCAACTAGGAACTGTGAATTTGTAAATCACTTTTTCCTTGTCACTTTATCCTAAAAAAAATATTTTTGCAGAATTAGAGAATTTGTCAATCATTAACTGTCAATATTGAGAATATGCAATTTTAACTTTCATCCTCAAGTTTTTTATCTGAAGGAATATAAAACAGCAAGATTGGAATTATCAAATGAGAAGATTATTTGATATGCTTATCCCCAGAGGATGCACCACCGAAAATTTGCCTTTAGCCCCTAGCCCCGAATAAAAATGAAGTATTGGCGTGAAACCATAGCTGTAACTCAGCGTATCTTAATTGAACTATTACGCCGTAGACGCAGCTTAATTTTTTGGAGTATTTTCCCCATTTCTGTGTTAATCCTGAGTGGATTTATTTTATCAGAACGGGCAGAACTACCACTAGCTGAAGCTTTTGCCTATGCTGCGCCCTCAACTTTGGTCGGTGCAGCCTTATTTTTTAGCTGTTTGGGTGGTAGTGTGTCAACTGTAGTTGCGGAAAGAGAACAACAAACCCTAAAACGCTTGTTTATTTCACCCTTAAGTGGTGTATCCTACTTTTTAGGAATTTTTCTCGCTCACAGCTGCATTGGTTTAGGACAAACACTTTTGGTTTATACTATAGCTGCTTTTTGGGGTGCTACCTTCAACGGTTCTATACTTTTAGGACTGACAATTATTTTCATGAGTATAGTAGCTTATGTTGGTTTAGGTTTTATTCTAGGTACTCAATTAGCAAGACGCATCGAAGATGTTAATGCTTTAGTAGCTGCTTTTGGAGTTCCTTTATTAATTCTAGGAGGAGCATTTTTACCCGCTTCACTGTTTCCGCAAAGTTTGATTAATATTGCCAGATATAATCCTATTTATCACATGAATGAAGCTCTAGTAGGAGTTTCATCTCAGGGTGCAGATATCAGTAAAATCACATCACATTTTCTATTTTTATTAGTATTTGCCTTCGTCATGGTTGTCGGTGGGTGGTTATCTTATCGAAGAATGTTAGTAGTAGAAAGAAGACTTTGATAAAATTGGCTCGTAGTAAGGACTTTAGTCCTTTTTTATTCTCTAAAATAAGAATTTCACCATTTACGCTCACATACTTATGCTGAAAATAACCAATTTAAATAAATCTTATGGCACAACCAAAGTTCTGCAAAATTTGACCCTACACATCAAGCCTGGGGAGATATATGGCTTATTGGGTGCAAATGGATCTGGAAAAACCACAACAATTAATATTATTTGCAATTTACTTAAAGCTGATAGTGGTGATATTACTATAAATCATCAAAAAGTCTCTGAATCCACGAAAAAAATAATTGGCATTGCACCTCAAGAAAATTTACTTTATCAAACCTTATCTTGTGAGGAGAATCTCAAGTTTTTTGCGAATATTTACGGTTTGAATCGGGAAACACGGCAAAAACAAGTCGAAAAAACTCTTGCATCTGTTAATTTATTAGATAGAGCCAAAAGTCCTGTAGAAACTCTCAGTGGTGGAATGCGGCAACGTTTGAATATTGCCGTGGCTTTGGTACATCAGCCGCAGCTAGTTATTCTAGATGAACCAACTACAGGATTAGATATTGAAGCCAGATATGAAGTTTGGGAATTAATTCGACAATTAAAAAATCAGGGAATTACAGTTTTATTAACCACACATTTATTAGATGAAGCCGAGCGACTTTGTGATAAAATTGGCATTCTCAAAAATGGTCACATTATCGCTGAAGGTAGTTTAGCTGAGTTAAGAAAATTGATTCCAGCCTCAGAAGTTTTAGTAGTCCAAACTTCTCAAAAAGAGCAAGCGATCGCCTGCGCCCAAGAATACGGTTTTACACATAAATATTATGGTAATCAGTTAGCTTTTTGGTTGCCACAACCTCTAGAATTAAAGGAGATTATCGCCCGATTTGAAGGTATAGAATTTGAGTCAATTTCCCGGCTACCTGTGGGATTAGAGCATATTTATTTAGAAGTGACACAAGGATAAAGAACCTCACCCCCAACCCCTCCTTGCTAAGGCTACTGAGTACACACAAATGATTCGGTCAGTCAAAATTATGTTTTGTAGGGTGTGTTGTCGCGTAGCGCAACGCACCATTCTAGATGATCGGTGCGTTAGGACTAAAGTCCATAACAAACCCTACCCAAATAAAAGGTTTTTGGACTTGTGTATACACCGTAGCCTTGCTAAGGAGAGGGGATATTTTGACACAAGTGAACTACTTTTGACATACCTGTACCGACAGTACAGTTTATCAAAGATGAATTAAGTTTTAGCTTCTTTTCCACAATTACAACCCTCGGTACTCCTCATGACATCTTGTTGCAGGAACTCCGGATTGAAAGCCTGTTTCCCGCAGACAAGATGACAGAAGCTAATTTGCGAAAACTAGAAATAGCATCTAAATTATAAAGTTGCGAGAAGTTCCTGCAAGCGATCGCGACCATCCCGAAACACAGGCCAACCATCACCCACTAGCACAGCTTCCACAGTAGTTATTTCTGCCAACCGCCGTACAGAAGCCACAGCTGCCTTGCGATTCAGTAACTTCTCATCAGGCAAAATCGTTAAACTACCAGCCTTGCGGGCGCGTACCAAGTCCCCTGTAATTAAAGTTGTTTCCTCCAATAACAAAGCCAACTCACCCGGAGTCTTAGAACCGTGGAGTTCCAACACCTCTAGTCCGGGAACCACTTGATCACCATCAGCCAACCAGCGATCGCAATGTATAGGAAAACAATCCTTCTCCCCCACAGGGCCAGCAATCTTCGCATAAGTTTGATCAGCAATTTCCTTCGCAGCCCTGACGTGTTCAGAATTCGTCAACACAATCCAAACCACACCACCGAGGGATTTCAAGTGATTCCAATCATGATTTGATAAAGCTACGGGGTCAACCAAGACATTACCACCTGGACGAACCCAAGCAATCCCATTGAAATCAATATTTCTTGCCGGAT comes from the Nodularia sp. NIES-3585 genome and includes:
- a CDS encoding sigma-70 family RNA polymerase sigma factor, whose translation is MQPRQNIIEIFSTFVQFDGDRFSHWAMESRLRRSIQSCLQQTPKDTRSDFWVLYWYKYLQVPETKVLAQQHLTAYLQEPCYWISQKTATNFISNQYKLSDCFQIAIAQVDRVLQSFNPEQGGNLRNYASIVFASAIRETLRQVHEVDICTDWGLLRKTSQKRFDESLQNAGLSSATIQAYILAWQCFKTLYVPTKAANSRQLSPPDDQIWQAIATAYNSQTSQEVNPQTLEKWLLSAAKAVRKYLYPSPDSLNISKGGDNSGELIDNIPGTEQESLINEIIFQEEAQSRASVQVEINQVLADAIAQLEPQAQQILQLYYSQQLNQDAIAQKLEIKQYTVSRRLTKVKEILLRSLANWSQDILHISVNTDLLKSMSVVIEEWLHNYYSVSSD
- a CDS encoding FAD-dependent oxidoreductase, which codes for MSLLFNSPESSTLSRRTLLKLFGIGAIVGGTGYSRFSKPKPTVYQKDTLNLPQILNKNKSVVVVGAGLAGLACAYELSQRGFAVTLLEKAPQLGGKVASWPIEAAGESFMMEHGFHGFFPQYYNLKSIVSELEITNNFQSLNFYSLVYRDLKYKPEVFRPSSSAFPWNIVDLAIASPNRLRWGINLTKFKHLQVFQAITGFEREKNYQRFDHISVADWVKTEFPQGLYDLYFLPFAKSSLNAPDEMSVGELMQFFHFYFFGNPEGLAFNGTVDDMGTSLVQPIAKFIQSNGGKIITSATVSEIPAVDGKIDSLKYYLGSNQNNVPFWVKRNSVITDDKVEYFGAADQVFAVSADSKAAISLTCTHQGCTVKPAADGNFHCPCHGAVFAADGKVVKGPAQRDLAKFEIVQRQDDQLQLVAANAESVPPQTITADYYVFATDVPGVQQIFKRVSGDVDPKVRSQVEKLSIADPFAVCRFWFDRDFEWEQSNFTSLSGYSLTDSITLYHRIQQQFIDWSERTGGSVVELHAYCYKEKEFPTQGALLATFEQELYEIVPELKQATMLHREIVNQRNFSGYPPQSYAERPESSSGIPNLMFAGDWVKMPFPCGLMERAVSSGLLAANEILYREGLQRRSLLTVNPEGMLQI
- a CDS encoding ABC transporter permease; this translates as MKYWRETIAVTQRILIELLRRRRSLIFWSIFPISVLILSGFILSERAELPLAEAFAYAAPSTLVGAALFFSCLGGSVSTVVAEREQQTLKRLFISPLSGVSYFLGIFLAHSCIGLGQTLLVYTIAAFWGATFNGSILLGLTIIFMSIVAYVGLGFILGTQLARRIEDVNALVAAFGVPLLILGGAFLPASLFPQSLINIARYNPIYHMNEALVGVSSQGADISKITSHFLFLLVFAFVMVVGGWLSYRRMLVVERRL
- a CDS encoding ABC transporter ATP-binding protein, which gives rise to MLKITNLNKSYGTTKVLQNLTLHIKPGEIYGLLGANGSGKTTTINIICNLLKADSGDITINHQKVSESTKKIIGIAPQENLLYQTLSCEENLKFFANIYGLNRETRQKQVEKTLASVNLLDRAKSPVETLSGGMRQRLNIAVALVHQPQLVILDEPTTGLDIEARYEVWELIRQLKNQGITVLLTTHLLDEAERLCDKIGILKNGHIIAEGSLAELRKLIPASEVLVVQTSQKEQAIACAQEYGFTHKYYGNQLAFWLPQPLELKEIIARFEGIEFESISRLPVGLEHIYLEVTQG
- a CDS encoding MBL fold metallo-hydrolase; protein product: MKSLHRPDLYGWSTFNPARNIDFNGIAWVRPGGNVLVDPVALSNHDWNHLKSLGGVVWIVLTNSEHVRAAKEIADQTYAKIAGPVGEKDCFPIHCDRWLADGDQVVPGLEVLELHGSKTPGELALLLEETTLITGDLVRARKAGSLTILPDEKLLNRKAAVASVRRLAEITTVEAVLVGDGWPVFRDGRDRLQELLATL